The following coding sequences lie in one Arachis hypogaea cultivar Tifrunner chromosome 4, arahy.Tifrunner.gnm2.J5K5, whole genome shotgun sequence genomic window:
- the LOC140184143 gene encoding uncharacterized protein has translation MNLEHSVELSPLEQLFEPADGGGDVVTNEEKGLVGRLVDLAEGIELKVANVDARIAKLESKSDLSEGMLLQILQMIQTHYDDYHQIVMVPRPNREHKGSDGLDLIGSCSNKKVQEMTAHPSGHGEKLHEHGTTKCVKSSADKGKEIRKEQSADNSLLDIFVPNSPAEDDVVVIEGLPSTQGKMSTASQIVSSGQSSSPHWAVGTPKTSPNEAAIPGERLGSPIWKDLWSPPVWSQFERTTQVAESRCRRLAPSLPLLREAIPTYLPFHCTTTGLYETASFLRACLKKKSKVVVQSANKPSAPSRGLLFKPRSPTYYPTFSPKHNPVLHRASIGGNFAAWFTGVGFRSSCVIVLKDPPFNPTRILQLIHEKLNAINCYWEVLFELGGFQIVRGVFISLAPPYTPHPDLINTSAMIASLKAMRNKAARIWYFPYDFATAVLADAPISQLQNSSEGRWMPQTENLEHLSLLFNKIRCLCQFGKPETPGMLCCWTLRHRKYMP, from the exons ATGAACTTGGAGCATAGTGTTGAGCTG TCTCCGCTGGAGCAGTTGTTCGAGCCAGCCGATGGTGGTGGTGATGTTGTCACAAATGAGGAGAAAGGCTTAGTTGGCCGCCTAGTTGATTTGGCTGAG GGCATCGAGCTAAAGGTGGCCAATGTGGACGCTCGCATAGCAAAGTTGGAGAGCAAATCAGACCTGTCGGAGGGAATGCTCCTTCAGATCCTTCAAATGATTCAAACTCACTATGATGACTACCATCAAATTGTGATGGTTCCAAGGCCTAACAGGGAACACAAAGGGAGTGATGGGTTGGATCTCATAGGGAGTTGTAGTAACAAAAAGGTGCAAGAAATGACAGCACACCCATCTGGGCATGGTGAGAAGCTTCATGAACATGGGACAACCAAATGTGTGAAATCCTCAGCGGATAAAGGGAAGGAAATCCGTAAGGAACAGTCAGCTGACAACTCATTGTTAGACATTTTTGTTCCTAACTCCCCCGCAGAAGATGATGTTGTTGTCATAGAAGGGTTGCCTTCGACACAGGGCAAAATGTCCACCGCCAGTCAGATCGTATCTTCAGGGCAGTCCTCCTCCCCACACTGGGCTGTAGGCACTCCAAAGACGTCCCCCAACGAAGCTGCCATCCCAGGGGAACGACTCGGTAGTCCAATATGGAAG GATTTATGGAGCCCTCCAGTGTGGAGTCAGTTTGAACGTACCACACAGGTTGCTG AATCCAGATGCAGAAGGCTTGCTCCCTCACTTCCCCTCCTTCGCGAAGCCATTCCAACCTACCTCCCCTTCCATTGTACAACCACCGGTTTGTATGAGACGGCATCGTTTTTGCGTGCATGTTTAAAAAAGAAGAGCAAGGTTGTAGTACAGAGTGCCAACAAGCCATCGGCCCCCTCTCGAGGCCTATTATTCAAACCTCGGTCTCCTACATACTATCCTACTTTCTCTCCAAAACACAACCCCGTCCTTCATCGGGCCTCTATTGGTGGCAATTTCGCGGCCTGGTTCACCGGGGTCGGTTTTCGATCAAGCTGTGTCATCGTGCTCAAGGACCCTCCCTTTAACCCAACGCGAATCCTGCAACTGATTCATGAAAAATTGAATGCGATAAATTGTTACTG GGAGGTCTTGTTCGAGCTCGGTGGGTTTCAGATCGTTAGAGGGGTATTCATCTCTTTGGCCCCCCCATACACACCCCACCCAGAT CTCATCAATACATCTGCCATGATAGCATCACTAAAGGCCATGAGAAACAAGGCAGCAAGGATTTGGTACTTTCCGTATGACTTTGCTACTGCTGTGCTTGCCGATGCTCCCATCTCACAATTGCAGAACAGTTCTGAGGGACGTTGGATGCCTCAAACCGAAAACCTGGAACATTTAAGCTTGTTGTTTAATAAAATAAG GTGTTTGTGCCAATTTGGGAAGCCGGAGACGCCTGGTATGTTATGCTGCTGGACGTTAAGGCATCGAAAATATATGCCCTAG